DNA from Hwangdonia lutea:
CATTACAGCATAAAAACTACAACGTAACAGGAAGCGACGATGTAATTTACGAGCCTTCAAAATCAAGATTAGATGCTCATGGATTGCTACCAAAAACCTTTGGTTGGTTTCCAGAAAAAATAACATCAAATTTGGATGCCATTGTTTTGGGCATGCATGCCAAAGCCGATAATCCAGAGCTAATAAAAGCCCAGGAATTGGGTTTAAAAATATATAGCTATCCCGAATTTTTATACGAGCAATCCAAACATAAAACCCGTGTGGTTATTGGCGGAAGCCACGGAAAAACAACCATAACATCAATGATTCTTCATGTGATGCAATATCACGATAAGGATGTCGATTATATGGTTGGCGCGCAATTGGAAGGTTTCGATGTGATGGTAAAACTTACCGAAGACAACGATTTTATAGTGTTGGAAGGCGACGAGTATTTAAGCTCGACCATAGACAGGCGTCCAAAATTTCATTTGTACAAACCCAATTTAGCCCTGTTGAGCGGTATTGCTTGGGATCATATTAATGTGTTTCCAACTTACGAAAACTATGTGGAGCAGTTCCGTATTTTTGTTGATTCTATTGTTAGCGGCGGAAGCATTAATTACAATGAAGAAGATGCCGAAGTAAAACGAGTAGTTGAAGCTAGCGAAAACACCATCCGAAAAATAGCTTACCAAACGCCAAAATATACCGTTAAAAACGGACAAACACTTTTAGAAACCCCAGAAGGCGATTTACCCATCGAAATTTTTGGCAAACACAACCTAAATAATTTAGCTGGTGCCAAATGGATTTGCCAACACATGGGCGTTGACGAAGACGATTTTTACGAAGCTATTTCCACCTTTAAAGGCGCAAGCAAACGATTGGAAAAAATAGTCGAAACAACAAATAGCGTCGCTTATAAAGATTTTGCACATTCGCCAAGTAAAGTAGAGGCCACAACCAACGCCGTAAAAGAGCAATACGCAAATCGCACTTTAATTGCTTGTTTAGAGCTACACACTTACAGCAGTTTAAATGCAGAATTTTTAAAAGAATACAAAGGTGCCTTAAATGCCGCCGATGTTGCCGTGGTATTTTATTCGCCACATGCAGTCGAGATTAAAAAACTAGACACCGTAACACACGAGCAAATAGCCAAGGCTTTTCAGCGCGACGATTTAATTATTTACACCAATCCTGACGACTTTAAGACATTTTTATTCTCGCAAAATTTCGACAACAAAGCCCTGCTTTTAATGAGTTCTGGTGACTATGGTGGGTTGGATTTTGATGAGTTGACAAATTTGATAAATTAGATTTGGCAAATTGATTTTTCTATAATGAACTGTGGTATATAAAAATAAAGCGCTTCATTTTAAAACCACATTAATAAATCCTGTTTCATATTTCAACGAAAGCGTTTCAGTTTTATAATTTTACTTTACTTTTGCATTACAATACTATATTATGAGTCAAGAAGTTTCAAAACGATATGCACAGCGCGGTGTGTCGGCATCAAAAGAAGATGTGCACAATGCTATAAAAAATATCGATAAAGGATTGTATCCAAAAGCATTCTGTAAAATTGTGCCAGATCATTTAACCAATGATGATGATTATTGCTTGATTATGCATGCTGATGGCGCAGGTACAAAATCGTCCTTGGCTTACATGTATTGGAAGGAAACGGGCGATATCTCTGTGTGGAAAGGCATTGCGCAAGATGCTTTAATTATGAATATCGACGACTTGTTATGTGTTGGCGCAACCGATAATATCATGCTGTCATCAACAATTGGTAGAAATAAAAATTTAATTCCGGGAGAAGTGCTTTCGGCAATTATAAATGGCACCGAAGAACTACTTGAGGATTTAAAATCGTTTGGAGTGACCATTCATTCCACGGGTGGCGAAACTGCAGATGTTGGCGATTTGGTGCGCACCATTATTGTAGATTCTACGGTAACGGCTAGAATGAAGCGAAGCGATGTTATCGATAATGCTAATATAAAAGCCGGCGATGTTATTGTTGGTTTAGAAAGCTTCGGGAAGGCTACATACGAGAAAGAATACAACGGTGGCATGGGAAGCAACGGCTTAACCTCGGCACGACACGATGTGTTTAGTAAGTATTTGGCCGAAAAATACCCAGAAAGTTACGATCCTTCGGTGCCCAAAGATTTAGTGTATTCCGGTGGCGTAAAACTCACGGATGCCGTAAAAGATGCGCCGATAGATGCCGGTAAATTGGTGTTGTCTCCAACGCGAACCTATGCGCCTATTGTAAAAGCGATTTTATCTAAATACAATGCTGAAACAGTGCATGGTATGGTTCATTGTTCAGGTGGTGCGCAGACTAAGATTCTGCATTTTGTTGATGAATTTCACATCGTAAAAGATAACATGTTTCCTATTCCGCCGTTATTTAAACTCATTCAAGAACAGAGTAAAACCGATTGGAAAGAAATGTATCAAGTGTTTAATTGCGGACACCGCATGGAACTTTACGTAGCGCCTGAAATTGCCGAAGATATCATAGCAATATCAAAAACCTTTAATGTTGATGCGCAAATTATAGGTAGGGTAGAGTCCTCTAGTCATAAAAAACTCACCATAAAATCCGAGTTTGGCGTGTTTAAGTATTGATGTGTTATGCTTTTTGTAAAAGCCATAAATCCAAAAAAGATAGTTGTAATTTTTGCAGTGTTACTTGGCATAGCTAATATTTATACCATTTACAATTTTGGTTTTTTTGAAGAAAGAATTGTTCGGGTGTTTAGCTCCTCGGTTTTTCTAATTTTATTATTGGTTTTTAAGGGGTATAAAAGTGGTGTTTTGGTATTAGCTTTTTTGTGTTTTTGGTTGGCAGATATCTGTATGCTAAGATATGAGAATTCACTTTTTAATAAATTGGCATTAACTTTTCCAATTCTTGCTTATTCAGCCATATCTAAACATATCTATTTAAAAATCAGACCGATAAAATTAAACAAATACATTAAAACATTTTTTGGTTTTATTATTCTTTTGAATGTTTATATGATTTACGAAATAGTAGAAGTTATTGAATTGGGTTTAGATAATGTGTTTGAAAAAATTATGATTTACGCCAACGGGTTTTCATTAATTATATTGGGAACTTTGGCTGGAATTTATAATCTTAATTATAATTCAATACATGCTACTTATTGCATTTTTTTCGTGTTCGTTTTTGTTCTTTCGGCTATATGTAATGTGTTGGCTTATTATTTGAATTTGGAAATTTTATTTTATTTTAATCGTTGTTTTTATATTTTAGGATTAACAATAATGATGCTTTATTTGTGCTTGCAAAAAAAAGAAGAACTCCTTTTAGAATAAAACAGTAGATTTTAAAAATTTAGTTTTTAATAATTTATGTTAAATTGGAATGGTTTTTGATTAAAACCGTATTTAATTATATCCAACCTAATTATGAAAAATACGCTTTTAGCTATAGTTTTTTTGTGTGTTCAATTTGCATTTGCCCAACCCGATTCGCTGTTCATAAAAACCCCTAAGCCTAAAGACGAGCTTAAGGAGTTAAGGCCGGAATGGAAACAAATAAACAAAGCGACTTTCGATTTAAGTGAAGTTGCCTTTGTTAATTGGAGTGCCGGTGGTAGTAACTCGATATCCGGTTTGGTTGGAATTAGGTCTGAAGCCAACTATAAAGATAAATATTTCTTTTGGAACAATAACTTATCGGCGCGCTATGGTATAAACAAGCAAGAAAGCAGGGAGATTAGAAAAACCGACGATTTGTTCGAAATGAATTCCAATATTGGTTACAAGCCCGACGAATCTTCAAACTGGTTTTATTCGGCGCGATTAAATTTTAAAACACAATTAACAAACGGTTATAAATACCCAAACACAGACGACCCAATATCTAGGTTTATGGCGCCCGGATATTTGTTTTTTGGTGGCGGAATGGAATATGGAAAGGATATTGAAGAGTTGTCTTTTTACTTCTCTCCAATAACCCTTAAAGCCACTTTTGTGTTAGACGAAGACCTTGCCAATGCCGGTGCCTTTGGTGTTACGCCAGCGGTTTTGGACGTAGACGGAAACGTAATTATCGAAGGGGAGCGCACAAGACAGGAAGTTGGTATTTTATTAACAAATAGCTACAAAATGCAGGTGGTTGAAAACGTAGCCATGGTGCATCAAGTGAACCTGTATACCGATTATATAAACAATTTTGGTAACGTTGATTTGGATTGGAGAGTGGACTTCAATTTTAAAGTAAATAGTTTTATGAGGGCTACTTTGGGGTCGCACATGAAGTATGATGATGATATAAAAACTTCTGTGCCGTCAGATGTTGAAGGCGAGTTTGATGAGGCAGGTGCCAAAATACAGTGGAAACAGTTCTTGGGTATTGGTTTTGCTATAGATTTTTAGAATAACAGACACCAACCTTATTTAAAAAACTTGTTAACTTTTTATTGTTGATAAATTCACAAACACCTAACAATCAGGTTTTTAGTTGTTTTTGTTTGTAAACTTCATGATTTTTGTCATGTTCCAAGTTGAAAATTTTTAGTTAATTTACAGTTTGAAATATAATCCATACTGAACTAAAAATTTTAACCGACTCATGAAAGCAAACCTCACCAAAAACCTACCTAAAACTTTCACACAAGACGAAGCGTTTAATGCCGCTTTAAAATACTTTAAAAATGATGATTTGGCGGCCCGTGTTTGGCTCAATAAATATGCCTTAAAAGATTCTGAAGGTAATATTTATGAGTTGACGCCAAACGATATGCATCGCAGAATAGCAAAAGAAATAGCGCGGGTAGAAACTAAATACGCCAATCCTTTAAGTGAGGATGATATCTTTAATCTGATTAAAGACTTTAAGTATATTGTCCCTCAAGGTAGCCCGATGGCAGGTATAGGAAATCCGTTTCAAATTGCATCACTTTCAAATTGTTTTGTCATTGGTAATTCTGGCGATTCCGATTCTTACGGTGGCATCATGAAAATTGATCAGGAGCAAGTACAGCTCATGAAACGTCGAGGAGGTGTGGGGCACGATTTATCCCACATTCGTCCCAAAGGTTCAGGGGTTAAAAATTCCGCTTTAACATCTACGGGTATTGTGCCATTTATGGAGCGCTATTCAAATTCTACAAGAGAGGTGGCGCAAGATGGGCGCCGTGGTGCGCTTATGTTGTCGGTGTCTATCAATCATCCGGATTCTGAAGATTTTATCAATGCAAAATTAGAGCAAGGCAAGGTTACCGGTGCCAACGTATCGGTTAGAATTGACGACCAATTTATGAAAGCCGTTAAAAACGGAACAGAGTACACGCAAAAATATCCTATATTTTCTGATAATCCGAAAGTGGCAAAAACAATTGAAGCGAATTCACTTTGGAAAAAAATTGTGCATAACGCATGGAAATCTGCCGAACCGGGAATTTTATTTTGGGATACCATAATCAATGAGTCTGTGCCGGATTGTTATGCCGATTTAGGCTACAAAACGGTATCAACCAACCCTTGTGGTGAAATCCCATTATGTCCTTATGATTCTTGCCGATTGTTAGCCATCAACCTGTTTTCTTATGTTGAAAATCCTTTTACTAAAGAGGCTTCATTTAATTTCGATTTGTTTAAAAAACATGTCGCTTTTGCTCAGCGTATCATGGATGATATTATCGATTTGGAACTTGAAAAAATCGATAATATCTTAAAGAAAATCGATGCCGATCCAGAATTGGACGAGGTAAAAAGTATCGAGCGCAATTTGTGGATTAACATAAAGAGAAAAGCTGAAGAAGGCAGAAGAACCGGAGTTGGCATTACCGCCGAGGGCGATATGTTGGCAGCTTTGGGTATAAAATACGGTAGCGAAGATGGTAACGCGTTTTCTTTAGAAGTGCATAAAACCATAGCTATAGAGGCTTATCGAGCATCGGTGCATTTAGCGAAAGACCGTGGTGTCTTTGCGATTTTTGATGCCGAACGCGAAAAAAACAATCCGTTTATACAGCGATTAAAAGAGGCCGATAGCAAACTGTATTACGAAATGTTGGAATACGGCAGGCGTAATATTGCCCTATTAACCATTGCCCCAACGGGTACAACCAGTTTAATGACGCAAACCACATCGGGCATCGAGCCGGTATTTATGCCCGTTTATAAACGTAGAAGAAAGGTGAACCCAAACGATAAAGATGTGCGCGTTGATTTTGTTGATGAAGTGGGCGACTCTTGGGAAGAATACGTCGTGTTTCATCATCGTTTTAAGCAATGGATGGAAGTTAATGGCATCGATGTGTCAAAAAACTTTTCGCAAGCCGAATTGGACGAGTTGGTTAAAAAATCGCCGTATTATCAAGCAACATCAAACGATGTGGATTGGTTGAGTAAAGTAAGTATGCAAGGTGCTATTCAAAAATGGGTAGACCACTCCATTAGTGTAACCATCAATTTACCAAATGATGTGAGCGAAGAATTGGTGGGCGAATTATATTTAAAAGCATGGGAAGTGGGCTGTAAAGGGGTTACCGTTTATAGAGATGGCTCGCGCTCGGGTGTATTAATTTCAAATGAGGAAACAAAAGAAGAAACTGAAGATAAGTTAACGGCATTCCCTGTAAAACGCCCTCAGGTTTTGGAAGCCGATGTGGTTCGTTTTCAGAATAATAAAGAAAAATGGATTGCCTTTATTGGTTTGATAGATGATAAACCTTATGAAGTATTCACGGGACTTTCTGATGATGAGGATGGTATTTTAATTCCGCGTTGGGTGAACCGAGGATTGATTATTAAAAATAGAAACGACGATGGTACCTCGCGTTACGATTTTCAGTATAAAAATAAGCGAGGCTATAAAACCACTATTGAAGGTTTATCGCATAAATTC
Protein-coding regions in this window:
- a CDS encoding UDP-N-acetylmuramate--L-alanine ligase, producing the protein MNAHFIAIGGSAMHNLAIALQHKNYNVTGSDDVIYEPSKSRLDAHGLLPKTFGWFPEKITSNLDAIVLGMHAKADNPELIKAQELGLKIYSYPEFLYEQSKHKTRVVIGGSHGKTTITSMILHVMQYHDKDVDYMVGAQLEGFDVMVKLTEDNDFIVLEGDEYLSSTIDRRPKFHLYKPNLALLSGIAWDHINVFPTYENYVEQFRIFVDSIVSGGSINYNEEDAEVKRVVEASENTIRKIAYQTPKYTVKNGQTLLETPEGDLPIEIFGKHNLNNLAGAKWICQHMGVDEDDFYEAISTFKGASKRLEKIVETTNSVAYKDFAHSPSKVEATTNAVKEQYANRTLIACLELHTYSSLNAEFLKEYKGALNAADVAVVFYSPHAVEIKKLDTVTHEQIAKAFQRDDLIIYTNPDDFKTFLFSQNFDNKALLLMSSGDYGGLDFDELTNLIN
- a CDS encoding AIR synthase related protein is translated as MSQEVSKRYAQRGVSASKEDVHNAIKNIDKGLYPKAFCKIVPDHLTNDDDYCLIMHADGAGTKSSLAYMYWKETGDISVWKGIAQDALIMNIDDLLCVGATDNIMLSSTIGRNKNLIPGEVLSAIINGTEELLEDLKSFGVTIHSTGGETADVGDLVRTIIVDSTVTARMKRSDVIDNANIKAGDVIVGLESFGKATYEKEYNGGMGSNGLTSARHDVFSKYLAEKYPESYDPSVPKDLVYSGGVKLTDAVKDAPIDAGKLVLSPTRTYAPIVKAILSKYNAETVHGMVHCSGGAQTKILHFVDEFHIVKDNMFPIPPLFKLIQEQSKTDWKEMYQVFNCGHRMELYVAPEIAEDIIAISKTFNVDAQIIGRVESSSHKKLTIKSEFGVFKY
- a CDS encoding DUF3078 domain-containing protein, coding for MKNTLLAIVFLCVQFAFAQPDSLFIKTPKPKDELKELRPEWKQINKATFDLSEVAFVNWSAGGSNSISGLVGIRSEANYKDKYFFWNNNLSARYGINKQESREIRKTDDLFEMNSNIGYKPDESSNWFYSARLNFKTQLTNGYKYPNTDDPISRFMAPGYLFFGGGMEYGKDIEELSFYFSPITLKATFVLDEDLANAGAFGVTPAVLDVDGNVIIEGERTRQEVGILLTNSYKMQVVENVAMVHQVNLYTDYINNFGNVDLDWRVDFNFKVNSFMRATLGSHMKYDDDIKTSVPSDVEGEFDEAGAKIQWKQFLGIGFAIDF
- a CDS encoding adenosylcobalamin-dependent ribonucleoside-diphosphate reductase, with product MKANLTKNLPKTFTQDEAFNAALKYFKNDDLAARVWLNKYALKDSEGNIYELTPNDMHRRIAKEIARVETKYANPLSEDDIFNLIKDFKYIVPQGSPMAGIGNPFQIASLSNCFVIGNSGDSDSYGGIMKIDQEQVQLMKRRGGVGHDLSHIRPKGSGVKNSALTSTGIVPFMERYSNSTREVAQDGRRGALMLSVSINHPDSEDFINAKLEQGKVTGANVSVRIDDQFMKAVKNGTEYTQKYPIFSDNPKVAKTIEANSLWKKIVHNAWKSAEPGILFWDTIINESVPDCYADLGYKTVSTNPCGEIPLCPYDSCRLLAINLFSYVENPFTKEASFNFDLFKKHVAFAQRIMDDIIDLELEKIDNILKKIDADPELDEVKSIERNLWINIKRKAEEGRRTGVGITAEGDMLAALGIKYGSEDGNAFSLEVHKTIAIEAYRASVHLAKDRGVFAIFDAEREKNNPFIQRLKEADSKLYYEMLEYGRRNIALLTIAPTGTTSLMTQTTSGIEPVFMPVYKRRRKVNPNDKDVRVDFVDEVGDSWEEYVVFHHRFKQWMEVNGIDVSKNFSQAELDELVKKSPYYQATSNDVDWLSKVSMQGAIQKWVDHSISVTINLPNDVSEELVGELYLKAWEVGCKGVTVYRDGSRSGVLISNEETKEETEDKLTAFPVKRPQVLEADVVRFQNNKEKWIAFIGLIDDKPYEVFTGLSDDEDGILIPRWVNRGLIIKNRNDDGTSRYDFQYKNKRGYKTTIEGLSHKFNPEFWNYAKLFSSTLRHGMPIDKIVDLINSLQLDTESINTWKNGVARALKRYVEDGTKAKGQKCDNCKSQNLIYQEGCLTCKDCGSSKCG